A region from the Wansuia hejianensis genome encodes:
- a CDS encoding L,D-transpeptidase family protein yields MKKLSKNAKIMMIVIAAFVVAIISIYLIGSKHFSTHFFPGTVINGIDCGEKTVEEVKADLQDKISEYTLTVTERDGKTEEITAEQLDMKYVDDGGVEKLLEEQDAAAWIVSVGNSKAYETSANFTYDKATIDTIMDQMECFQEANVTAPADAYINDNGTSYEIVPEVQGNTLNREKTREALMDAVESGKTGVNFEELDLYEKPAILSTDEAMNTEVAQLNQMTAAHIVYDFKDRQMTVDRDTIRSWLYKGEDGNYALDQEQVAAWVKHMAYETDTFGLEHEFKTSLGPTITLAAGGDYGWVIDKEATTAALIQAVQEGQNITTEPVYLYRGMDRATNDIGNTYVEICITKQTMWCYKDGQLVVETPVVTGNDSTGFQTPSGSVWAIDAKKADAQFKLFNVKVAFWLPFNGDCGIHDLASRTEFGGDIYLTNGSHGCVNTPYDAAEKIFNTVEIGYPVIVYYSTDQVVGPEPTQEVTVG; encoded by the coding sequence ATGAAGAAATTATCGAAAAACGCGAAAATTATGATGATCGTCATAGCTGCATTTGTTGTCGCTATCATCAGCATCTACCTGATTGGTTCCAAACATTTTTCTACCCACTTTTTCCCCGGTACAGTAATTAATGGGATTGACTGTGGTGAGAAGACGGTAGAAGAGGTGAAGGCTGATCTTCAGGATAAAATATCGGAATATACTCTGACAGTGACGGAGAGAGACGGCAAGACCGAGGAAATTACTGCGGAGCAGCTGGACATGAAATACGTGGATGACGGAGGCGTTGAAAAGCTTCTGGAGGAACAGGATGCGGCTGCCTGGATCGTGTCGGTCGGGAACAGCAAGGCCTACGAGACGAGCGCCAATTTTACATATGACAAGGCAACGATAGACACGATTATGGATCAGATGGAATGTTTTCAGGAGGCCAATGTCACTGCGCCGGCTGACGCCTATATCAATGATAATGGGACTTCTTATGAGATTGTGCCGGAAGTACAGGGGAATACTCTGAACCGAGAGAAGACCAGGGAAGCTTTGATGGATGCAGTAGAATCCGGCAAGACAGGAGTGAACTTTGAGGAGCTGGATCTGTATGAGAAGCCGGCGATCCTCAGCACGGATGAGGCGATGAATACGGAAGTGGCCCAGTTGAATCAGATGACGGCGGCTCATATTGTCTATGATTTCAAGGACCGACAGATGACCGTTGACCGGGATACAATCCGTTCCTGGCTCTATAAGGGTGAGGATGGGAACTATGCGCTGGATCAGGAACAGGTAGCGGCATGGGTGAAGCATATGGCCTATGAGACAGATACCTTTGGACTGGAGCATGAATTTAAGACCTCCCTGGGGCCGACGATTACGCTGGCCGCAGGCGGGGACTATGGATGGGTCATCGATAAGGAGGCCACTACAGCTGCTCTGATACAGGCGGTTCAGGAGGGACAGAACATCACGACAGAGCCTGTATATCTGTACAGAGGCATGGACAGGGCCACGAATGATATCGGGAATACATACGTGGAGATCTGCATCACAAAGCAGACCATGTGGTGTTATAAGGACGGACAGCTTGTGGTGGAGACACCTGTCGTTACAGGCAATGATTCCACAGGTTTTCAGACCCCGTCGGGAAGTGTGTGGGCGATCGATGCGAAAAAAGCGGACGCCCAGTTTAAGCTGTTTAATGTAAAGGTGGCGTTCTGGCTGCCCTTTAACGGCGATTGTGGAATTCACGATCTGGCGAGCCGTACGGAATTTGGCGGTGATATTTATCTGACCAATGGTTCCCATGGCTGTGTCAACACGCCCTATGATGCGGCGGAAAAGATTTTTAATACGGTGGAAATCGGCTATCCTGTCATAGTATATTACAGCACGGATCAGGTCGTTGGACCGGAGCCTACCCAGGAAGTGACGGTGGGCTGA
- a CDS encoding D-alanine--D-alanine ligase family protein, whose amino-acid sequence MKIVVLAGGTSTEREVSIVTGTGVCKALRERGHQAVLLDVFFGLASAESGEVFTDDYDVDQAAAYMRSFNGRLEQEKVQRREFFGPQVIRLCQAADIVFMALHGSNGEDGKVQAAFDLYGIRYTGTEYLSSAIAMNKSLTKQFFRAWKVPTPGGAVFNRNQKDIGLEANGLKLPVVVKPCCGGSSVGITIARTDEEYEQSLKEAFSYEDQIVVEEYIDGREFSVAVIGGKAYPVIEIAPKEGFYDYHNKYQAGSTVETCPAELSPDKTREMQEYAKLGTKALGITGYCRLDFMMDQDEKMYCLEANTLPGMTPTSLIPQEAEVLGESYPELCEKLIRISLEKYQEQVL is encoded by the coding sequence ATGAAAATTGTTGTTTTAGCTGGAGGAACCAGTACGGAAAGGGAGGTTTCCATTGTTACAGGAACAGGAGTCTGCAAGGCGCTGAGGGAGAGAGGGCATCAGGCCGTGTTGCTGGATGTGTTTTTCGGCTTGGCTTCAGCAGAGTCTGGAGAAGTTTTCACGGATGATTACGATGTGGATCAGGCGGCCGCTTACATGCGCAGCTTTAACGGGCGGCTGGAGCAGGAGAAGGTTCAACGGCGGGAATTCTTCGGCCCTCAGGTGATCCGTCTCTGTCAGGCGGCTGATATCGTTTTTATGGCTCTGCATGGGTCTAACGGAGAAGACGGGAAGGTACAGGCAGCCTTTGACCTGTACGGGATCCGGTACACGGGTACTGAATATCTGAGCAGCGCCATAGCCATGAATAAGTCATTGACTAAACAGTTTTTTAGGGCCTGGAAGGTGCCGACGCCGGGAGGGGCGGTTTTCAACAGGAATCAGAAGGATATCGGGCTTGAGGCGAACGGCCTGAAGCTTCCGGTGGTTGTGAAACCGTGCTGCGGCGGCTCCAGTGTCGGCATCACAATTGCGCGCACTGATGAAGAATATGAGCAATCTCTGAAAGAGGCTTTTTCTTATGAAGACCAGATTGTTGTGGAGGAATATATTGACGGCCGGGAATTCTCTGTGGCCGTGATCGGCGGTAAGGCTTATCCTGTCATAGAGATCGCTCCTAAGGAAGGCTTTTACGATTATCACAATAAGTATCAGGCAGGTTCTACAGTGGAGACCTGCCCGGCAGAGCTTTCCCCTGATAAGACCAGGGAGATGCAGGAGTACGCCAAACTGGGAACGAAAGCCCTGGGGATTACCGGATATTGCCGGCTGGATTTCATGATGGATCAGGATGAAAAGATGTACTGCCTGGAGGCGAATACTCTGCCGGGGATGACGCCTACCAGCCTGATCCCGCAGGAAGCGGAAGTTCTTGGAGAAAGTTACCCTGAGTTGTGCGAAAAGCTGATTCGGATTTCATTGGAAAAATATCAGGAGCAGGTGCTATGA
- a CDS encoding gluzincin family metallopeptidase, which produces MHLKTAGRIMIAGTLVLALAAQGVSGAVATGGEGSYYREKEHEQVSLADMDRKSFNEEEFRKAASELKQVCREEGQEDRVAELYAVVLDQTNRLSTVSALAMLDYYSDMNDDAAAEWNDEVTGLYSEIMDEAAGTLREVLNSGYGEIYREEMGDYNADVYQYYEDMTEEEEALIDRQQELVSEYEEKLMDDYDSQEEENQVLGQLFLELLQVRTEIAQAGGYDNYADYAYEAGYFRDYTVEDVENLRQEVKEELVPFFYDLTGRALDRGVNDVFEEYDVSSEELLETFAPYMEAISPEVGEAFGFFREQQLYDLDSSEDKISMAYTVELPAYGSAYIYDNRSGMYYDIFTVVHEFGHFNSVYHDDTPALYTNINMDVSEIHSQGLELLFYPYYEQMYPGMGSAMQFYAVYEMFNNILLSCAFDEVENAVYRNPDLTLEEINSLMDEVGMEYGLVSQSVNSETWVEMTHLFMQPFYMISYGTSALAALELFRLSADDRDKAVDCYMQISAYATAEPYCAVMEACGLEDIFEEGTVTKLKEDLDDIVGITHDPVSGQKENDGSQKKEQKKEQLSLPEWLEQNADNTWKDLGADLEEGFRDTSFGGYRELALAVILAIGAAAAVSTLLCIHMKKKKHRDNNDLPRY; this is translated from the coding sequence GTGCATTTAAAAACAGCCGGAAGGATCATGATTGCCGGAACTCTGGTTTTGGCGCTGGCAGCCCAGGGTGTCAGCGGCGCTGTGGCAACAGGCGGGGAAGGCAGTTATTATCGTGAAAAAGAACACGAGCAGGTTTCTCTTGCCGATATGGACAGGAAGTCATTTAATGAAGAAGAATTTAGAAAAGCTGCTTCGGAATTAAAACAGGTATGCCGGGAGGAAGGGCAGGAAGACCGGGTGGCAGAACTGTATGCTGTGGTGCTTGATCAGACAAACCGTCTGTCCACCGTTTCAGCACTGGCAATGCTGGATTATTATTCGGATATGAATGATGACGCAGCTGCTGAATGGAATGATGAGGTGACGGGACTGTATTCCGAAATCATGGATGAGGCCGCCGGGACACTGAGAGAAGTGCTGAATTCCGGTTATGGAGAAATATACCGGGAAGAAATGGGCGATTATAACGCTGATGTTTATCAGTATTATGAGGATATGACAGAAGAGGAGGAAGCGCTGATTGACCGCCAGCAGGAGCTGGTGTCGGAGTATGAAGAGAAACTCATGGATGATTATGACAGCCAGGAGGAAGAGAATCAGGTATTGGGACAGCTCTTTTTGGAGCTGCTTCAGGTCAGGACAGAAATCGCCCAGGCTGGCGGGTATGACAATTATGCCGACTATGCCTATGAAGCAGGATACTTCCGGGATTATACTGTGGAGGATGTGGAAAACCTGCGGCAAGAGGTAAAAGAAGAGCTGGTGCCGTTCTTTTATGATCTGACGGGCCGTGCACTGGATAGAGGCGTTAATGATGTTTTTGAGGAATATGATGTAAGCAGTGAAGAACTGTTGGAGACGTTCGCGCCCTATATGGAGGCCATCAGTCCGGAGGTTGGAGAGGCCTTCGGGTTTTTCAGGGAACAGCAGCTGTATGACCTGGATTCTTCAGAAGACAAGATATCTATGGCATATACAGTTGAACTGCCGGCTTACGGCTCTGCCTATATTTATGACAACAGAAGCGGCATGTATTACGACATATTTACTGTGGTTCATGAGTTTGGCCATTTTAATTCTGTTTACCATGATGACACTCCTGCCCTGTATACCAATATCAATATGGATGTTTCAGAGATCCACTCACAGGGGCTGGAGCTGCTGTTCTATCCGTACTATGAACAGATGTACCCGGGAATGGGCAGCGCCATGCAATTCTACGCAGTGTATGAGATGTTTAACAACATACTGCTCAGCTGTGCTTTCGATGAAGTTGAAAATGCGGTTTACCGCAATCCGGATCTTACACTGGAAGAAATCAACAGTCTTATGGATGAGGTTGGTATGGAATACGGGCTTGTCAGCCAGAGTGTGAACAGCGAGACCTGGGTAGAGATGACGCACCTGTTCATGCAGCCGTTTTATATGATCAGTTATGGAACCTCAGCCCTGGCAGCCCTGGAGCTGTTTCGCCTGTCAGCGGACGACAGAGATAAGGCTGTGGACTGTTATATGCAGATTTCAGCGTACGCTACGGCAGAGCCTTATTGTGCGGTTATGGAGGCATGTGGTCTGGAAGATATATTTGAGGAGGGTACGGTTACAAAGCTGAAAGAAGATCTGGATGATATCGTGGGCATTACTCATGATCCCGTGTCTGGTCAGAAAGAAAACGACGGCAGTCAGAAAAAAGAACAGAAAAAAGAACAGCTCTCTCTTCCGGAGTGGCTGGAGCAGAATGCCGACAACACCTGGAAGGATCTGGGGGCTGATCTGGAGGAGGGTTTCAGGGATACCAGCTTTGGCGGATACCGGGAACTGGCACTGGCTGTGATTCTCGCGATTGGCGCCGCCGCGGCCGTGTCCACACTTCTTTGCATCCATATGAAGAAAAAGAAACACAGGGATAACAATGACTTGCCACGATACTAG
- a CDS encoding PLP-dependent aminotransferase family protein, which produces MRAYGELNREELLAMKQEVEASYEEARGKGLKLDMSRGKPSKKQLDLAEGMLTVISSNEDCMAEDGLDCRNYGGPVGIPEARRFMGDIMGVPMDQVIVCGNASLTIMFDTVSRSFTHGVLGNTPWSKLDRVKFLCPVPGYDRHFGITEYFGVEMINVPMTPEGPDMDLVEKLVAGDESIKGIWCVPKYSNPQGISYSDETVRRFASLKPAAKDFRIFWDNAYCIHHLYEEAEKQDQILNIIEECEKAGNPDMVYEFASTSKVSFAGGGISAVASSKANLEEIKRHMNYQIISHDKINQLRHVKFFRDLEGVKAHMMKHAAIMRPKFETVVSVLEKELGGLGIGSWQMPKGGYFISFDAMPGCARAIVARAKEAGLVMTGAGATYPYGKDPEDSNIRIAPSLPTPEELAVAADIFVLSVKLVSLEKLLEEKA; this is translated from the coding sequence ATGAGAGCGTATGGAGAACTGAATCGAGAAGAACTGCTGGCAATGAAACAGGAAGTGGAAGCCAGCTATGAAGAGGCCAGGGGCAAAGGGCTGAAGCTGGACATGTCCAGAGGCAAGCCTTCAAAAAAGCAGCTGGATCTGGCGGAGGGCATGCTGACAGTGATATCATCCAATGAAGACTGTATGGCTGAGGACGGCTTGGACTGCAGGAATTACGGCGGCCCTGTCGGCATTCCGGAAGCCAGGAGATTTATGGGAGATATTATGGGAGTGCCTATGGATCAGGTGATTGTCTGTGGGAATGCCAGTCTGACAATTATGTTCGATACGGTGTCCCGGTCGTTTACCCACGGCGTGCTGGGGAATACCCCGTGGAGCAAACTGGACCGGGTGAAATTCCTCTGTCCGGTTCCTGGCTATGACCGCCATTTCGGGATTACGGAGTATTTTGGAGTAGAGATGATCAATGTGCCGATGACTCCTGAGGGTCCGGACATGGATCTGGTGGAAAAGCTGGTGGCTGGGGATGAGAGTATCAAGGGTATCTGGTGTGTGCCGAAGTATTCCAATCCGCAGGGTATATCCTACTCAGATGAAACAGTCAGGCGTTTTGCGTCGCTGAAGCCGGCGGCGAAGGATTTCCGGATTTTCTGGGACAATGCGTACTGTATCCATCATCTGTATGAGGAAGCGGAAAAGCAAGACCAGATACTGAATATCATTGAAGAGTGTGAAAAGGCCGGCAATCCGGATATGGTCTATGAATTCGCTTCCACCTCAAAGGTAAGCTTCGCGGGAGGAGGCATCTCGGCGGTGGCATCTTCCAAGGCTAATCTGGAGGAGATTAAGCGCCATATGAATTATCAGATCATCAGCCATGATAAAATCAACCAGCTGCGTCATGTGAAGTTCTTCAGGGATCTGGAAGGCGTTAAGGCTCACATGATGAAGCATGCGGCGATTATGCGGCCGAAGTTCGAGACAGTCGTCAGCGTACTGGAGAAGGAGCTTGGAGGTCTGGGAATAGGTTCCTGGCAGATGCCGAAAGGCGGATATTTCATCTCCTTTGACGCGATGCCTGGCTGCGCCAGGGCGATTGTAGCCAGGGCAAAAGAAGCGGGGCTTGTCATGACCGGTGCCGGAGCCACTTATCCTTACGGGAAGGATCCGGAGGATTCCAATATCCGGATAGCACCTTCACTTCCCACGCCGGAAGAGCTGGCGGTGGCTGCGGATATCTTTGTTCTCAGCGTGAAGCTGGTGAGCCTGGAAAAGCTGCTGGAAGAAAAGGCTTAA
- a CDS encoding P-II family nitrogen regulator, translating into MKGILPVYLLMIVVDRGKAAKAARFLQEYSCPVQLILNGHGTASSKIMDYLGLDEPQKEIIISMAAGECASVILKRLEKEMNFSRPGLGIACSLPLSGITKALSVQLENTPATVCLPEEELKMKETLHHELILSIVDNGMSDLAMEAAKQAGSKGGTVCKARSIYSEEVKRIFGMTLQQEKEILMILVPAEKKLPVMEAINSTLSSKTGERGIVFSLPVHEVFGLKQ; encoded by the coding sequence ATGAAAGGTATACTTCCCGTTTATTTACTTATGATTGTTGTGGATCGTGGAAAAGCTGCCAAGGCCGCCCGGTTTCTTCAGGAATATTCTTGTCCCGTCCAGCTGATTCTGAACGGTCACGGAACGGCCAGCTCAAAGATCATGGATTACCTGGGACTGGATGAACCACAGAAAGAAATTATCATCAGCATGGCAGCCGGCGAATGCGCATCCGTCATCCTGAAGCGTCTGGAAAAAGAAATGAACTTTTCCAGGCCAGGTTTGGGTATCGCCTGCTCCCTGCCCCTGTCAGGAATCACCAAAGCCCTGTCCGTACAGCTGGAAAACACTCCAGCCACAGTCTGTCTGCCTGAGGAGGAATTAAAAATGAAAGAGACACTACACCATGAACTGATTCTGTCCATCGTTGACAATGGCATGTCCGACCTGGCGATGGAAGCGGCTAAGCAGGCCGGAAGCAAGGGCGGCACCGTATGCAAAGCCCGGAGTATCTATTCCGAAGAGGTAAAGCGGATCTTTGGCATGACGCTTCAGCAAGAAAAAGAGATACTGATGATCCTTGTTCCTGCGGAGAAAAAGCTGCCCGTCATGGAAGCAATCAACAGCACATTGTCTTCTAAGACAGGAGAACGCGGCATTGTATTCTCTCTTCCCGTCCATGAAGTGTTCGGCCTAAAGCAATAA
- a CDS encoding class I SAM-dependent methyltransferase, whose amino-acid sequence MWTADNWKDYEVLDTSDGEKLERWGDYLLIRPDPQVIWSTEKRHPGWKKWNGYYHRSSKGGGEWEFSHLPEQWSIRYGDLTFQLKPFSFKHTGLFPEQAVNWDWFSEKIRLAGRPVRVLNLFAYTGGATLAAAAAGAQVTHVDASKGMVSWARENAASSGLADRPVRWLVDDCVKFVEREIRRGNHYDGIIMDPPSYGRGPKGEIWKIEDSVFPFIKLCEKLLSDDPLFFLVNSYTTGLAPAVLTYMLSVALKERGGRAEASEIGLPVAATGLVLPCGASGRWSLQ is encoded by the coding sequence ATGTGGACTGCAGATAACTGGAAAGATTACGAGGTTTTGGACACCTCTGACGGAGAAAAGCTGGAGCGCTGGGGAGATTATCTCCTGATCCGGCCGGATCCCCAGGTGATTTGGAGCACGGAGAAGAGGCATCCTGGCTGGAAAAAGTGGAATGGTTATTATCACAGGAGCAGCAAAGGCGGAGGCGAATGGGAATTTTCCCATCTTCCGGAGCAGTGGTCCATCCGGTATGGAGATCTGACCTTCCAGCTGAAGCCCTTTAGTTTTAAGCATACGGGGCTTTTTCCGGAGCAGGCGGTAAACTGGGATTGGTTTTCTGAAAAGATCAGGCTTGCCGGGCGCCCGGTGCGGGTGCTGAACCTTTTCGCCTATACAGGCGGCGCTACCCTTGCGGCAGCGGCGGCCGGAGCCCAGGTGACCCATGTGGACGCCTCCAAGGGGATGGTGTCCTGGGCCAGGGAGAATGCAGCATCCTCAGGCCTGGCTGACCGTCCAGTGAGATGGCTGGTGGATGACTGTGTTAAATTTGTGGAACGAGAGATACGCAGGGGAAATCACTATGATGGAATCATCATGGACCCGCCCTCCTACGGCAGAGGACCTAAGGGAGAAATCTGGAAGATTGAAGATTCTGTATTTCCATTTATAAAGCTGTGTGAAAAGCTGCTGAGCGATGATCCGCTGTTTTTTCTGGTGAATTCTTATACGACAGGCCTAGCGCCTGCCGTACTGACTTATATGCTGTCCGTTGCGCTGAAAGAACGGGGGGGACGGGCGGAAGCGTCTGAAATCGGGCTGCCCGTCGCGGCAACGGGCCTGGTGCTGCCCTGCGGTGCTTCCGGAAGATGGTCGCTGCAGTAA
- a CDS encoding flavin reductase produces the protein MSFEVIDVKDLQANPWKMIGDEWMLITAEKAGKVNTMTASWGGVGIMWGKTVATVYIRPQRYTKEFVDAGSSFTLSFFGGREKKAMGHLGSVSGRDESDKIVNAGLHITEVDGQPSFEEAELVLVCRKLYAQEMKPDCFFGSEEIEKWYPDKDFHTMYIAEIVKAYQKN, from the coding sequence ATGAGTTTTGAGGTAATAGATGTGAAGGATCTCCAGGCAAACCCCTGGAAAATGATTGGTGACGAGTGGATGCTGATAACCGCGGAAAAAGCAGGAAAAGTCAATACGATGACAGCCTCCTGGGGCGGAGTGGGAATCATGTGGGGGAAGACGGTTGCAACTGTCTATATACGGCCGCAGAGATATACAAAGGAATTTGTGGACGCAGGCAGTTCCTTTACTCTGAGTTTTTTCGGAGGGCGGGAGAAGAAGGCAATGGGCCATCTGGGCAGCGTGTCCGGCAGGGACGAAAGCGATAAGATTGTGAATGCGGGCTTGCATATAACGGAGGTGGATGGTCAGCCATCTTTTGAAGAAGCGGAGCTTGTCCTGGTGTGCAGGAAGCTCTATGCCCAGGAGATGAAGCCGGATTGCTTTTTTGGCTCCGAAGAGATTGAAAAGTGGTATCCGGATAAGGATTTTCACACCATGTATATTGCTGAGATTGTAAAAGCATATCAGAAAAACTGA
- a CDS encoding SDR family NAD(P)-dependent oxidoreductase, whose product MRIALITGASSGLGREFVLQLCRESLDEIWAVARRKDRLLELSRLASIPVRPLSLDLTSPESMDELEQLLAKENPQIHILINAAGFGKIGNYREVTRQDADRMIDLNCRAAVDVTLLALPYMHRGDRILEICSTSAFQPFPYLNVYSSSKAFLYRFSRALRIELMSRRIKVTAVCPYWIKNTEFIPKAKETAGSNAIRHFPLASKKETVVRLALSDSRLGLPVSTPGPVSFFHRIAAKFIPSEIMMGIWALLRRI is encoded by the coding sequence ATGAGAATTGCATTGATCACAGGAGCTTCATCGGGGCTGGGCAGGGAATTCGTCCTGCAGCTGTGCAGAGAAAGCCTGGACGAGATCTGGGCAGTCGCCCGCAGAAAGGACCGCCTACTGGAACTATCCAGGCTTGCCAGCATCCCCGTGCGCCCTCTTTCCCTGGATCTGACCAGTCCGGAGAGCATGGACGAGCTGGAACAGCTGCTTGCGAAGGAAAATCCCCAGATTCACATATTAATTAATGCTGCCGGATTCGGCAAGATCGGAAACTACCGGGAAGTAACCCGCCAGGACGCGGACCGAATGATCGATCTGAACTGCCGGGCCGCCGTAGATGTCACCCTGCTTGCACTCCCTTACATGCACAGAGGCGACCGGATACTGGAGATCTGTTCCACATCTGCTTTCCAGCCATTTCCCTATCTGAATGTATATTCTTCATCCAAGGCTTTTCTTTACCGCTTCAGCCGGGCTCTGCGCATAGAGTTGATGAGCCGCAGAATAAAGGTCACAGCTGTATGCCCTTATTGGATTAAGAACACAGAATTTATACCAAAAGCAAAAGAAACGGCCGGCAGCAACGCTATCCGGCACTTCCCGCTGGCCTCTAAAAAAGAAACCGTGGTACGCCTGGCGCTGTCTGACAGCCGTCTCGGACTTCCTGTATCTACTCCCGGCCCCGTCTCTTTTTTCCACCGGATCGCTGCAAAATTCATTCCCAGTGAAATCATGATGGGCATATGGGCGCTGCTTCGCCGTATCTAA
- a CDS encoding UDP-N-acetylmuramoyl-tripeptide--D-alanyl-D-alanine ligase, protein MKNLTLEHLADACGGRYTGPDDKKNLCVTDITTDSRKTTEGCLFVPIRGARADGHDYIGQVIEKGAAAVLSEKELGDTGFPYILVESSLQAVKDIAEYYLRQLDIPVIGITGSVGKTSTKEMVAAVLRQRYRVLKTEGNFNNELGLPLTVFRLREEDEIAVLEMGISDFGEMHRLAKIARPKTCIMTNIGWCHLENLKTRDGILKAKSEIFDFLQSDGRIILNGDDDKLSGIQEVKGIEPCRFGMNPSNDIWADELEGRGLKGISCQIHTPSGAFRTLVPMPGRHMVYNALAGTAAGLIYGLNLEEIRRGIESFESLSGRFHIIEAPRYTVIDDCYNANPVSMKASLQVLQDGEGRRIAVLGDMAELGEDEKRLHAEVGAFAASLSIDALYCAGPLCASLAEAAKEVRPKLDVRHFYSRDQLMVELPRLLEEGDTVLVKASHSMQFNRIVSMLEN, encoded by the coding sequence ATGAAAAATCTGACTTTGGAACATCTGGCGGATGCCTGCGGAGGGCGCTATACAGGGCCGGATGACAAGAAGAATCTCTGTGTGACAGATATTACCACAGACAGCCGGAAGACGACCGAAGGCTGTCTGTTTGTCCCCATCAGGGGAGCCAGGGCCGACGGCCATGATTATATCGGCCAGGTAATAGAAAAGGGTGCGGCGGCAGTGCTGTCGGAAAAGGAACTGGGAGATACGGGATTCCCTTATATTTTGGTAGAGTCTTCCCTGCAGGCGGTGAAGGACATCGCGGAGTATTACCTCCGCCAGCTGGATATCCCGGTCATCGGTATTACCGGAAGCGTGGGAAAGACCAGTACCAAGGAGATGGTGGCGGCGGTGCTGCGTCAGAGATACCGGGTGCTGAAGACAGAGGGCAATTTTAATAACGAACTGGGGCTGCCCCTGACTGTTTTCCGTCTGAGAGAAGAAGATGAGATTGCCGTTTTAGAAATGGGTATCAGTGATTTTGGAGAGATGCACCGTCTGGCTAAGATAGCCAGGCCGAAAACCTGCATTATGACAAATATTGGCTGGTGTCATCTGGAGAACCTGAAGACCAGGGATGGGATCTTAAAGGCCAAATCGGAAATCTTCGATTTCTTGCAGTCTGATGGGAGAATTATACTGAACGGCGATGACGATAAGCTTTCCGGGATTCAAGAAGTGAAAGGGATAGAACCTTGCAGGTTCGGCATGAATCCATCCAATGATATCTGGGCGGATGAGCTGGAGGGCAGAGGGCTGAAGGGAATCAGCTGTCAGATTCACACACCGTCGGGGGCATTCCGGACGCTGGTTCCGATGCCTGGACGCCATATGGTATATAATGCACTGGCCGGAACCGCGGCTGGCCTGATCTATGGTCTGAACCTGGAAGAGATCCGCAGAGGGATTGAGAGTTTTGAGTCTCTGAGCGGGCGGTTCCATATCATAGAAGCTCCCAGATACACAGTAATAGACGATTGTTATAATGCTAATCCGGTATCTATGAAAGCTTCCCTGCAGGTGCTGCAGGACGGGGAAGGGAGGCGGATAGCTGTACTGGGGGATATGGCTGAGCTGGGAGAGGACGAGAAACGGCTTCATGCAGAGGTAGGGGCGTTTGCTGCAAGCCTGTCCATCGACGCCCTATATTGTGCCGGGCCTCTCTGCGCCTCTCTGGCGGAAGCGGCGAAGGAGGTCCGGCCAAAGCTGGATGTCCGGCATTTCTACAGCAGAGATCAGCTGATGGTTGAGCTGCCGCGCCTGCTGGAGGAAGGGGATACTGTACTGGTGAAAGCATCTCATTCCATGCAGTTCAACCGGATCGTGTCCATGCTGGAAAACTGA